The genomic DNA GGACGAGGTCATCGGCGACATCGCGAGCGCCATCCAGCGGCTGGCGAAGGCCGGCATCGAGCACTCCGTAGTCACGGCCGACCACGGACATCTGTTCTTCGCTGTCGATCGCGACGAGTCGATGCGGACGGACACCCCCGGCGGCGATCAGGTCGAGCTTCACCGGCGCTGCTGGATCGGGCGCGGAGGCGCAACGCCGCCTGGTTGCGTGCGCGTGCCGGCGTCCTCGCTGGGTTACGCGTCAGACCTCGAGTTCGTCTTCCCCACGGGATCCGGCGTATTCAAGGCGGGGGGCGACCTCGCCTTCCACCACGGAGGGCCAACACTTCAGGAGCTCGTGATCCCGGTAATCACCGTGCGTCTGAAGGTTCACGACTCCGCGAGGCCTACGGCGGACCCTGTCACGGCGAGCGGTTTGCCAGAGGCTGTCACGAACCGCATTTTCAGCGTCACGCTGCAGCTCGGTGGGCAAAACCTCTCCCTGTTCTCCAGCGCGATGGTCGTCCGCCCACTTCTGATGTCCTCGGGCAGGCAAGTTGGCGCCGCAGGCATGGCCATCGACGCCGAGCTCGACCGAAGCACCGGATGCGTGAAGCTCCAGCCTGGCAAGCCCGTCACGGTGGCCTTCTTGCTGACCGATGACAGCGTGCCGTCCTTGCGGGTGGTCGTTCAAGACCCGGCCACCGATGCGGAGCTTTTCCGCTCTCCCAGCGACATCCCGGTTCGCCTTGGCGTGTGATCCATGAGCAACGGCGCAATCCCCGCACGAGATGCA from Pseudomonadota bacterium includes the following:
- a CDS encoding PglZ domain-containing protein; translation: MAEGFTKALLKANWTGASALHQTRIFSEVVSDKPTPVAYFLVDAMRFEMGVELAERLPKTAEVAVRPAIGSLPSITPIGMAALLPGAARSFSVVEQNDKLGALIDGTFLPDLGARKKFAAARVPKLVDVALDALLTLQPSKLANKIESAQIVVVRSQEIDHAGETGFTRQARRIMDEVIGDIASAIQRLAKAGIEHSVVTADHGHLFFAVDRDESMRTDTPGGDQVELHRRCWIGRGGATPPGCVRVPASSLGYASDLEFVFPTGSGVFKAGGDLAFHHGGPTLQELVIPVITVRLKVHDSARPTADPVTASGLPEAVTNRIFSVTLQLGGQNLSLFSSAMVVRPLLMSSGRQVGAAGMAIDAELDRSTGCVKLQPGKPVTVAFLLTDDSVPSLRVVVQDPATDAELFRSPSDIPVRLGV